Proteins from a genomic interval of Neovison vison isolate M4711 chromosome 4, ASM_NN_V1, whole genome shotgun sequence:
- the LOC122903976 gene encoding LOW QUALITY PROTEIN: macoilin-like (The sequence of the model RefSeq protein was modified relative to this genomic sequence to represent the inferred CDS: inserted 1 base in 1 codon; substituted 1 base at 1 genomic stop codon): MDMKVKEDQIRELELKVQELQKYRXNXKDTEVLMSALSAMQDKTQHLENSLSAEMRIKLDLFSALGDANRQLKFTQRQIFQKDQEIKDLKQKIAEVMAVMPSIMYSATTSHLSSVSPHYSSKFVETSPCGLDPDASVYQPLKK; encoded by the exons ATGGACATGAAGGTGAAAGAAGACCAGATCAGAGAACTAGAACTGAAAGTTCAGGAGCTTCAGAAATATA GAAATTAGAAGGATACTGAGGTGTTAATGTCAGCCCTCTCGGCCATGCAAGATAAAACACAACACCTGGAGAACAGTCTGAGTGCAGAGATGAGAATCAAGCTGGACCTGTTCTCTGCACTGGGGGATGCGAATCGACAGCTCAAGTTCACGCAAAGACAAATTTTTCAGAAAGACCAGGAAATTAAGGACCTTAAACAGAAGATAGCTGAAGTCATGGCCGTCATGCCCAGCATAATGTACAGTGCCACCACCAGCCACCTGAGTTCCGTTTCGCCCCACTACTCTTCCAAATTTGTGGAGACCAGCCCCTGTGGACTCGATCCCGATGCCTCTGTTTACCAGCCCCTGAAGAAATGA